In one Oryza glaberrima chromosome 2, OglaRS2, whole genome shotgun sequence genomic region, the following are encoded:
- the LOC127764187 gene encoding uncharacterized protein LOC127764187, with the protein MEPAAAAAAAVTAAVDLSTAAADLGRVHLLPCGIKQNGAAAVSDYFKPKDTGVEVEGIRVEEAFFRGRKLQGATISLPDGYRGYVLEKRSGGKDMKKLEGEVSNFKSRAEFQNITYWNHDTTPSAEDPLPRCFHLLTVANAMHKPVTAEEMAYMSAMQNQSS; encoded by the exons ATggagccagccgccgccgccgccgccgccgtcacggcCGCCGTCGACCTGTCCACGGCGGCCGCCGACCTCGGCAGGGTGCACCTCCTCCCCTGCGGCATCAAGcagaacggcgccgccgccgtctccgacTACTTCAAGCCCAAGGACACAG gtgtggaggtggaggggattaGGGTGGAGGAGGCCTTCTTCCGCGGGAGGAAGCTGCAGGGCGCCACCATCTCGCTCCCGGATGGCTACCGAG GTTATGTATTGGAGAAGAGGAGTGGAGGAAAGGATATGAAGAAGCTGGAGGGGGAGGTTAGCAATTTCAAATCCCGTGCGGAGTTTCAAAACATAACATATTGGAATCATGATACCACACCATCGGCAGAGGATCCCCTACCGCGGTGCTTTCATTTGCTAACCGTTGCTAATGCT ATGCACAAGCCAGTGACCGCTGAAGAGATGGCTTACATGTCCGCAATGCAGAATCAGAGCAGTTAA
- the LOC127764185 gene encoding uncharacterized protein LOC127764185, which translates to MATTASFSPPLASPSRWSPPSRRRRLRLRLRVRAGSSLKEWGDFEDAVRSRDLPRALRFLQSVDVETPPAAAAAGAAVARVALPVPPGRDWEVLDACIDADDMRLVGRAYQFLADRGVLANFGKCKNIVLEGPREVTPTVLKEMTGLEAIKLAPKKWGLSGNSSYVLIGFLGGVSYLLNQGVDVRANLAAILGLVAADAMFLGGTCVAQISCFWPPYKRRILVHEAGHLLTAYLMGCPIRGVILDPFVALRMGIQGQAGTQFWDEKMEKELAEGHLSSTAFDRYCMILFAGIAAEALVYGEAEGGENDENLFRSLCILLDPPLSVAQMANRARWSVMQSYNLLKWHKKAHRAAVKALESGHSLSTVIRRIEEAISSDK; encoded by the exons ATGGCGACCAccgcctccttctcccctcccctcgcctccCCCTCCAGGTGGTCCCCGccttcccggcgccgccgcctccgcctccgcctccgcgtacGGGCGGGCTCCTCCCTCAAGGAGTGGGGGGACTTCGAGGACGCCGTGAGGAGCAGGGACCTCCCCCGCGCGCTCCGCTTCCTGCAGTCCGTCGACGTCGAGactcccccggcggcggcggcggcgggcgcggccgtGGCGCGGGTGGCGCTCCCCGTGCCCCCCGGGAGGGACTGGGAGGTGCTCGACGCCTGCATCGACGCCGACGACATGCGGCTCGTGGGGCGGGCCTACCAGTTCCTCGCCGACCGCGGGGTCCTCGCCAACTTCGGCAAGTGCAAGAACATCG TTCTGGAAGGGCCAAGAGAAGTCACACCAACTGTTTTGAAGGAGATGACAGGTTTGGAAG CTATAAAGCTCGCACCAAAGAAGTGGGGTCTCTCAGGAAATTCTTCGTATGTTCTAATTGGATTTCTTGGAGGTGTATCTTATCTTCTAAATCAAGGAGTAGATGTACGGGCTAACTTGGCTGCCATATTGGGGTTAGTAGCAGCAGATGCAATGTTTCTTGGTGGTACCTGTGTTGCTCAAATCTCATGTTTTTGGCCTCCTTACAAGCGCCGGATCCTTGTACATGAAGCAGGCCATCTTCTTACTG CTTATCTAATGGGTTGCCCCATACGAGGAGTCATTTTAGATCCATTTGTGGCATTACGAATGGGCATTCAAGGCCAG GCAGGGACCCAGTTCTGGGatgaaaaaatggaaaaagaacTTGCTGAGGGCCATCTGTCAAGCACAGCATTTGACAG ATATTGTATGATTCTATTTGCTGGAATTGCCGCGGAAGCACTCGTTTATGGCGAGGCAGAAGGGGGAGAAAATGACGAGAATCTGTTCAGGAGTTTGTGCATTCTTCTGGATCCCCCACTCTCTGTTGCTCAG ATGGCAAACCGAGCTCGTTGGTCAGTCATGCAATCTTACAACCTCTTGAAATGGCACAAGAAAGCGCATAGAGCTGCCGTCAAAGCACTGGAAAGTGGACATAGTCTTAGCACTGTTATCAGGAGAATAGAAGAAGCCATCTCCTCTGACAAATAG
- the LOC127764183 gene encoding phosphoglycerate kinase, cytosolic yields the protein MATKRSVGTLGEADLRGKKVFVRADLNVPLDDAQKITDDTRIRASVPTVKFLLEKGAKVILASHLGRPKGVTPKYSLKPLVPRLSELLGVDVVMANDCIGEEVEKLAAALPEGGVLLLENVRFYKEEEKNDPEFAKKLASVADLYVNDAFGTAHRAHASTEGVTKFLKPAVAGFLMQKELDYLVGAVANPKKPFAAIVGGSKVSTKIGVIESLLAKVDVLILGGGMIFTFYKAQGYAVGKSLVEEDKLELATSLIEKAKAKGVSLLLPTDVVVADKFAADAESKTVAASAIPDGWMGLDVGPDAIKTFSEALDTCNTIIWNGPMGVFEFEKFAAGTDAIAKKLADLTTTKGATTIIGGGDSVAAVEKAGLADKMSHISTGGGASLELLEGKTLPGVLALDEA from the exons ATGGCGACGAAGAGGAGCGTGGGGACGCTGGGGGAGGCGGATCTGAGGGGGAAGAAGGTGTTCGTGCGGGCCGACCTCAACGTGCCGCTCGACGACGCCCAGAAGATCACCGACGACACCCGCATCCGCGCGTCCGTGCCCACCGTCAAGTTCCTCCTCGAGAAGGGCGCCAAGGTCATCCTCGCCAGCCATCTG GGCCGTCCGAAGGGTGTCACCCCCAAGTACAGCTTGAAGCCTCTTGTTCCACGCTTGTCTGAGCTCCTTGGAGTCGAT GTTGTGATGGCCAATGATTGCATTGGTGAGGAAGTTGAGAAATTGGCTGCTGCTTTGCCGGAAGGTGGTGTTCTACTCCTAGAGAATGTTAGATTCTACAAGGAGGAAGAAAAGAATGATCCTGAGTTTGCCAAGAAGCTTGCATCTGTCGCTGACCTCTATGTAAATGATGCTTTTGGCACTGCACACAGAGCTCATGCTTCAACTGAGGGAGTGACCAAGTTTTTGAAGCCTGCTGTTGCTGGCTTCCTGATGCAGAAG GAACTTGACTATCTTGTTGGAGCTGTTGCAAACCCAAAGAAGCCATTTGCGGCCATCGTTGGTGGATCCAAGGTCTCAACTAAGATTGGGGTGATTGAGTCTCTGTTGGCAAAGGTTGATGTCCTCATCCTTGGTGGTGGTATGATCTTCACATTCTACAAAGCCCAGGGATATGCTGTTGGAAAATCTCTTGTGGAGGAAGACAAACTTGAGCTTGCAACTTCACTTATTGagaaggcgaaggcgaagggTGTTTCTCTCTTACTTCCTACCGATGTTGTAGTGGCTGACAAGTTTGCCGCAGATGCTGAAAGCAAG ACTGTTGCTGCCTCCGCTATCCCCGATGGTTGGATGGGTCTTGATGTTGGCCCAGATGCCATCAAGACTTTCAGCGAAGCATTGGACACCTGCAACACTATCATTTGGAACGGACCTATGGGAGTCTTTGAGTTTGAGAAGTTTGCAGCAGGCACTGAT GCAATTGCCAAGAAGTTGGCTGATCTTACTACCACAAAGGGTGCCACGACCATCATCGGTGGTGGTGACTCCGTTGCTGCGGTCGAGAAGGCTGGGCTGGCCGACAAGATGAGCCACATCTCCACCGGCGGTGGTGCTAGCTTGGAGTTGCTGGAAGGCAAGACCCTCCCAGGTGTTCTTGCCCTTGATGAAGCGTAA
- the LOC127761621 gene encoding uncharacterized protein LOC127761621, protein MTDIVKRDFAELAVSGKNYLTWALDAKIMLGAKKLLNCIQDPTIATSAGGVNNLPTSVEKNQALHFLRHHLNTTLKNEYMTEEDPKVLSDSLKDRYGHQVKALLPKEKREWLHLHFQDYKSVEQYNSVLHRIVTCLKLCGEKITDADMIDKTLSTFHANHVNIQRQYRQAKYEKYFELVSVLMEAQGEDETLVENHTSRPTGSSTTAEANASSFKKGKNQNNQNKGKNFWKNGGKVNKMSFKKKGNQNSKSKKGSTSGEYGKQDQVCFKCGTRGHWSRICRIPKHLIELYQEKHGKKKSEHESHFTVEIQHSEEKMAAMHIDKHVDEKAVVAMHINDKIEQNAADAELKLSDDLMDSDQLYGDI, encoded by the coding sequence ATGACTGATATTGTTAAGAGAGATTTTGCTGAACTAGCAGTCAGCGGCAAGAATTACCTGACATGGGCACTGGATGCCAAAATCATGCTTGGTGCTAAGAAACTCCTGAACTGCATTCAGGACCCAACTATTGCAACATCAGCTGGAGGAGTTAATAATTTACCAACTTCAGTCGAGAAAAATCAGGCACTGCATTTCCTGAGGCACCATTTGAATACTACTCTCAAGAATGAGTATATGACTGAGGAAGATCCGAAGGTCCTTTCGGACTCACTGAAGGATCGCTATGGCCATCAAGTAAAGGCTTTGCTCCCAAAAGAAAAACGTGAGTGGCTTCACTTACATTTCCAGGATTACAAATCTGTGGAGCAATATAACTCAGTTCTTCACCGCATTGTCACTTGTCTTAAGCTATGTGGAGAGAAAATCACTGATGCTGACATGATAGACAAAACTTTGTCCACCTTCCATGCCAATCATGTGAATATTCAGAGGCAATACCGCCAGGCTAAATACGAGAAGTATTTTGAACTGGTCTCCGTGCTCATGGAAGCGCAAGGAGAAGATGAGACACTTGTTGAAAATCATACGTCTCGCCCCACTGGAAGTTCAACAACAGCCGAAGCAAATGCTAGCTCCTTTAAGAAGGGGAAAAACCAGAATAACCAGAACAAAGGGAAGAATTTCTGGAAAAATGGTGGCAAAGTAAACAAGATGTCTTTCAAGAAGAAAGGAAATCAGAACAGTAAGTCTAAGAAGGGCTCTACTAGTGGTGAATATGGAAAGCAAGATCAGGTATGCTTCAAGTGTGGCACTAGGGGACACTGGTCTCGCATTTGCCGCATCCCTAAGCATCTCATTGAGCTTTATCAAGAGAAGCATGGGAAGAAGAAGTCAGAGCATGAGTCACACTTCACTGTTGAGATCCAGCACTCAGAGGAGAAGATGGCTGCCATGCATATCGACAAGCATGTCGATGAGAAGGCAGTGGTTGCAATGCACATCAATGATAAGATAGAACAAAATGCAGCAGACGCAGAGCTGAAGCTCTCAGATGATCTCATGGACTCTGATCAGTTATATGGGGACATTTAA